The stretch of DNA GATTCGCGACAATATTCAGGTTTTACCGCTAGCTAATCCACTCATTGGTTATTGCTTGAAGAATCAAAGTCACGATTTCCGTGAGGTTCTTTTACTCATTAATCCTTTAAAGACTAGACAATCTATTCAAATTCCTCCTGGCAGTTGGTCGGTGATTGCCAATGATAAAAAAGTGGAAATTTATTCCACGCAAAGTGTTTCCGGTAAAGAAATGATGTTAGAACCAGTTTGTTTAAATATTTTAGCAAAAAAATAGTTTACTCAGATTTACTTGACGACCAAAGCTAATTGGAGATAAAATTTAGTAAGATGGCTATTGTGTGTTATTGTCCAATAGCTTTTTTTATTTTCTTCATAGAAACTAACTTTTTTACTATAACTACTAAATGGGTAATCTTTCCCATTTGAGAACGGCATAAATTGAAGGTGAACAATTTTGGAACATATATTAGGACAAGAATGGGATATTGTCCCTGCGGGGGGCGCAACGGGAGAGGCCTTTTATGCTAGCTACAAAGACCAAAGGCTTTTCTTAAAACGCAATTCCTCTCCTTTTCTAGCGGTATTATCTGCAGAAGGAATCGTCCCAAAGCTTGTTTGGACAAAGCGATTGGAAAACGGAGATGTGATTACAGCACAGCAGTGGCTGCCTGGCCGAGAATTAAAGCACCATGACATGGATGATGAGCGCGTTGCGAGGATGCTTAGGAAGATTCATCGCTCTGAACCGATGGTAGGAATGCTGAGCCGGCTAGAGAAGCAGCCCTTACAACCAGAAACGATTTTTCAATCGGTTGTCGAGCAATTGGATGAAGAAGTGTTATCGTTACCTATTGTAAAAAAAACATTGAGTTTTCTATTAGATGAAGTAGCAAATGTCTATTGTGACGAGAAGGTAGTTTGTCATGGTGATGTCAACCATAACAACTGGCTGCTTACGGAAGACAACCAGTTGTATTTAATTGACTGGGATGGTGCAATGATAGCAGACCCGGCAATTGACCTTGGGATGCTGCTTTATTGGTATATTCCAGAAAGTAATTGGACTAACTGGTTAGCCATGTATGGAAAACCGTTAACAGAAAACTTAAAACTGAGAATGAGATGGTATGTTGCACTTCAAACCCTTTCGTCAATTCAATTTTACAAAGACAAAGATCGGTTAGAGGAAACGGATAAATGGATTGCATTTTTAGATGAGCTATTGTGATTTAGGAATAGGTATCAATATTTGAAACCCATTGTGATAAATTATTCTGATTAGAAAGAATATGCTCATCTAAGTCGGCTGTCCCGGCGCCTTGTTGACTGTAATTATATACGTCCTGCAAAATGCCTTTAACATTTTGATCGATCTGTGTATTAACCATCAGAGATTTTACTAATCGTTCCAATTGTTCACATTCGGAAACAGATCCACAGCAATCGGTTTGGTGATTATTTAATATATCCTTTAGTAATGATACTTGGTCCTGATGACTTAATGGCATGTTCGATGCACCCTTTCAAGTGAAATAAAAAAGAATTCACAGTTAGGTTGTGAATTCTTTTTTTGTTTATACATTCATGAGAAACCCCATAATTACCAATAATAAAAACAATATTCTTTTAGGAGTGGCAAAATGAGACTTAGGAATAAACCTTGGGCAAAGGATAGGATAGAAGCACACCCACAATATATTGTCGCTAATCCAGAAATACATAAAGGAAAGTGGCATGAAGTATTTCATAATGAACAGCCTATTCATATCGAGGTAGGAACGGGAAAAGGCCGTTTTATTACCGAAATGGCAAAGGCAAACCCTGATATTAATTATATGGGAATTGAGATTTATGATTCCGTTATCGTTGCTGCTTTAGATCGCTTAATTGAGGCAGATTTACCAAACTTAAGATTACTCAATATCGATGCAAGTAATTTAGATAAATATTTTGAAAAAAATGATGTTGACAGAGTCTATTTAAACTTTTCAGATCCATGGCCAAAGACACGTCATGAAAAAAGAAGATTAACGTACAAAGATTATTTAAAGCTTTATGAAAACATATTGGTTGATAAAGGAGAAATCCATTTTAAAACCGATAATCAAGGCTTGTTTGAATATTCATTAAAAAGTTTTTCTGAATATGGTTTATTATTAACTTTCCTTAGCCTTGATCTTCATAAAAGTAATTATGAAGGAAACATCATGACAGAGTATGAGCAAAAGTTTTCTGAAATGGGAAACCGAATTTACCGTTGTGAAGTAAAATATCAAAACTAATCTCGCAAGGACAGTCTATTCAAAAGACTGTCCTTTTTTTATATGATAAAATATTAACTATCAGGTCAAAGGGGGCAGGTTATGGAGTCTTTAAAAATAGGTACAGTTCAACTTACGTGGTTATCCGGTGGTGTAACAAACCTAGATGGTGGAGCAATGTTTGGAGTGGTTCCTAAACCGCTATGGTCGAAAAGGTACCCGCCTAATGACAATAATCAAATCGAACTTCCTACAGATCCTATCTTAATCCAAATGAATGGCAAGAATATATTGCTGGAAGCTGGACTTGGAAAAGGAAAATTATCGGAAAAACAACTTAGAAATTTTGGTGTAACAGCAGAATCTGACGTAGAGGGCTCTTTAAATAAACTAGGGCTAAATCCAGAGGATATCGATTATGTGTTAATGACTCATATGCACAACGATCATGTTGGTGGACTGACGAAATTGGAGAATGGGATTTATAAGTCAACCTTCCCAAAAGCCAAGATTGTTACCTCAACCATCGAATGGGAAGAAATGAGGAACCCGAATATACGCTCAAAAAGTACATATTGGAAAGAAAATTGGGAGCCAATTCAAACTCAGGTTATTCCTTTTGATGAAAAATGGAGTTTAGGTGCCATTAGTATGTTTCATACGGGTGGACATAGCAATGGACATTCTATCGTAATGATTGAGGATGAAGGAGAGATTGCCATTCATATGGCAGACTTAATGCCTACACATGCACATAAAAATCCATTATGGGTCATGGCTTATGACGACTATCCAATGGACTCTATTGCAGCAAAAGAAAAATGGGCTAATTATGTAATGGATAAGGACGTATGGTTTACATTTTACCATGATGCTTTCTATCGAGCAGTTAAATGGGGAACAGATGGGCAAATCGTAAACAGTATAAAGAGAGTTAAATAAGGTGACGATAAAAAAGCCGTACCTTTATGGATACGGTTTTTCGTTTATTATAGCTATCTTAAGTGGAGGCTTTAACATCTAAAAGGGTTCCGGTGGATGCGTCAGCAATAAATTCGAATTGTTCATTCACTCCATTATTACTTTTGGAAATTCCGCCCTTATAGACTTGATACTTGATTTGATGCTTTTCAAATGGCTCTGTTACCATATGTATCCAAGAGCCGCTAATAGGTCCGTTTTGATTAAATTGTTTTTTTACATTCTCCAAAACTTTTTCAGGTGAAACATATGTTTTTTGAGAAATAATTTCCTTTACAGCATAACCGCTGATTACTCCAACGGCGGCTCCAAGGATAAATGATTTCCAGTTCATAAGGCACCTCCTAAATTTCCAATTGCGTTTGTTTCCAGTATATCTCATTTACTTGAAAGAACATAATAAATTCTTCAGACAAATTTATTGATAGCAAGGAAAGAAAAATATCAGTAATATTAAATATATACATATAATTGAAAAACAACATTGAGGGGGAATTACTTTTGAATAAACAGACGTTAAATCTTTTTAAAACTCTAACAGAACTTCCAGGGGCACCAGGAAACGAACATTTAGTAAGAAATTTTATGAGAGAGCAATTATCTCAATATGCGGATGAAATTGTCCAAGATAAATTGGGGAGTATTTTTGGTGTCAAAAAAGGAAATCAGAATGGTCCAACGATCATGGTAGCTGGCCATATGGACGAAGTTGGTTTTATGGTAACTGCTATTACCGATAATGGGATGTTAAGATTTCAACCGCTCGGAGGCTGGTGGAGCCAGGTCTTACTGGCTCAGCGTGTTCAGGTAATGACAAATAATGGACCTGTAATTGGTGTTATAGGCTCAATCCCTCCCCATCTATTAGAGGACGCTCAGCGAAACAAGCCTATGGAAATGAAAAATATGTTAATTGATATCGGGGCAGACGATCGTAAAGATGCAGAAAACATTGGAATTAGACCTGGTCAGTCAATTCTGCCTATTTGCCCATTTACCCCTATGGCAAATGAAAAGAAAATACTTGCTAAAGCTTGGGATAATCGTTATGGCTGTGGTCTTGCGATTGAATTGCTTCAAGAAGTGAAAGATGAATCCTTACCGAATATTCTTTATTCCGGAGCAACCGTACAAGAAGAGGTAGGACTAAGAGGGGCTCAAACAGCCGCGAATATGATTAATCCAGATATCTTTTTTGCGTTAGATGCTAGTCCTGCTAACGATATGTCAGGAAGTAAATCCGAATTTGGTCAATTAGGTAAGGGAGCATTACTCCGTATTCTTGATCGATCAATGGTCACACATCGCGGAATGAGAGAATTCATTCTGGATACAGCAGAAACAAATCAGATACCTTACCAATACTTTGTTTCACAGGGTGGAACGGATGCAGGCCGTGTTCATCAATCCAATGAAGGTGTCCCAAGCGGTGTAATTGGCATTTGTTCACGGTACATTCATACACATGCTTCCATGATCCATGTTGATGACTATGCGGCAGCGAAAGAATTAATTGTAAAACTTGTAAAAGCATGTGACCAAACTACAGTAGATACCATTAAGGCAAACAGTTAAAGTACAGACGAGGAGGCATTAATTTGCCTTCTTTTTATTTGTAAAGGAGATCGATGGCGTAATGAAAATAATTATTGGTTCCAATAACCCTGCGAAGATTGCCGCAGTTAAAAATGCTTTTCACTATCAACAAACGGAGATTCTTTCGTTAGACATTCCTTCCGGGGTAAGAGAACAGCCATTTTCGGATGACGAGACAATTAAAGGGGCAATCAACCGTGCTGTTGGGGCATTAGAAATGGGTAATGGCGATATTGGAATTGGGCTTGAGGGAGGCGTACAAGAGTCAACTCAAGGTTTATTACTGTGTAATTGGGGTGCACTTGCTTCGAAAGAAAAGCCGCCTATTATTGCAGGGGGAGCTAGATTTCTTCTCCCACTTGAAATAGCAGACAGATTAAGAGCCGGTGAAGAACTTGGTCCGGTAATGGATGATTATGCAAAAAAGGCTAATGTTCGCAAGAATGAAGGGGCTGTTGGAATTTTCACAAATGGTTTAATTAATCGTTCAGAGATGTTTTCGCATATCATGAATCTTTTAGTTGGGCAATATCACTATCAAAGATCCATGAAGGATTAAATAGGGCATTTTCATCGAAATACTTCCTATTTCGACAACAATAATCGACAAAAGACTTGTCTTTTCAATATTATGGAAGGTATGATAGAGATAGGACATTTGTCGTTATAGGAGGCGAAGAAAACTGAAATTCTTTAATGCCATATTGATTATAACCTTATCTGTTGTGTTACTTAGTGCATGTGGAAATTCAAATTTCAAAGCAGAGAGTAAAGAAACAATTGATGTAGTAAAAGAAGCACTAAATGAAAAGGCAAAAAAGCCAAATGAAAAAGGTGGAGATATTAACTTTTATTTGCCCTTTGGTTATGAAATTGAAGAAGAATCTCCCAATAATATTCTTTTAAAAAATGGATCGAAACAATATATTCTTTTTAATAACCCACAAGAAAATAAAGTAAGTGATGTTGTTTATAAATCAACTGTTGCACAAAATAAAGACCTAGAGATTAATGAACAATTTAAGGATAGTAAACAATTTGGTTATTTAATTATCAAGAAACTCGAAGAAGATATGAATGAAATGACAATTGGTATTGGCGGAACTAAGATTACTACATTGATTAAAACGAGCAGTTTAAAAAATGAAGCGGCAGTGATGACGGAAATCGTTAAATCTGTTGTAAATGATAAATAATTGGAGGTATTCGTGTGAAGAATTTAGCATCGATGGAGCAATTTGAACAACTCCGTGATGGAGGGAAAACGATTTTTATGTTCTCTGCAAACTGGTGTCCAGATTGTCGAATTATTGAACCATTTCTCCCAGATATAGAAACAAAGTACAGCCAATTTACTTTTATCCATGTTGATAGAGATCAGTTTATCGATTTATGCCAACA from Neobacillus sp. CF12 encodes:
- a CDS encoding phosphotransferase family protein produces the protein MEHILGQEWDIVPAGGATGEAFYASYKDQRLFLKRNSSPFLAVLSAEGIVPKLVWTKRLENGDVITAQQWLPGRELKHHDMDDERVARMLRKIHRSEPMVGMLSRLEKQPLQPETIFQSVVEQLDEEVLSLPIVKKTLSFLLDEVANVYCDEKVVCHGDVNHNNWLLTEDNQLYLIDWDGAMIADPAIDLGMLLYWYIPESNWTNWLAMYGKPLTENLKLRMRWYVALQTLSSIQFYKDKDRLEETDKWIAFLDELL
- a CDS encoding YtzH-like family protein; this translates as MPLSHQDQVSLLKDILNNHQTDCCGSVSECEQLERLVKSLMVNTQIDQNVKGILQDVYNYSQQGAGTADLDEHILSNQNNLSQWVSNIDTYS
- the trmB gene encoding tRNA (guanosine(46)-N7)-methyltransferase TrmB is translated as MRLRNKPWAKDRIEAHPQYIVANPEIHKGKWHEVFHNEQPIHIEVGTGKGRFITEMAKANPDINYMGIEIYDSVIVAALDRLIEADLPNLRLLNIDASNLDKYFEKNDVDRVYLNFSDPWPKTRHEKRRLTYKDYLKLYENILVDKGEIHFKTDNQGLFEYSLKSFSEYGLLLTFLSLDLHKSNYEGNIMTEYEQKFSEMGNRIYRCEVKYQN
- a CDS encoding MBL fold metallo-hydrolase; protein product: MESLKIGTVQLTWLSGGVTNLDGGAMFGVVPKPLWSKRYPPNDNNQIELPTDPILIQMNGKNILLEAGLGKGKLSEKQLRNFGVTAESDVEGSLNKLGLNPEDIDYVLMTHMHNDHVGGLTKLENGIYKSTFPKAKIVTSTIEWEEMRNPNIRSKSTYWKENWEPIQTQVIPFDEKWSLGAISMFHTGGHSNGHSIVMIEDEGEIAIHMADLMPTHAHKNPLWVMAYDDYPMDSIAAKEKWANYVMDKDVWFTFYHDAFYRAVKWGTDGQIVNSIKRVK
- a CDS encoding PepSY domain-containing protein, giving the protein MNWKSFILGAAVGVISGYAVKEIISQKTYVSPEKVLENVKKQFNQNGPISGSWIHMVTEPFEKHQIKYQVYKGGISKSNNGVNEQFEFIADASTGTLLDVKAST
- a CDS encoding M42 family metallopeptidase, producing MNKQTLNLFKTLTELPGAPGNEHLVRNFMREQLSQYADEIVQDKLGSIFGVKKGNQNGPTIMVAGHMDEVGFMVTAITDNGMLRFQPLGGWWSQVLLAQRVQVMTNNGPVIGVIGSIPPHLLEDAQRNKPMEMKNMLIDIGADDRKDAENIGIRPGQSILPICPFTPMANEKKILAKAWDNRYGCGLAIELLQEVKDESLPNILYSGATVQEEVGLRGAQTAANMINPDIFFALDASPANDMSGSKSEFGQLGKGALLRILDRSMVTHRGMREFILDTAETNQIPYQYFVSQGGTDAGRVHQSNEGVPSGVIGICSRYIHTHASMIHVDDYAAAKELIVKLVKACDQTTVDTIKANS
- a CDS encoding DUF84 family protein — encoded protein: MKIIIGSNNPAKIAAVKNAFHYQQTEILSLDIPSGVREQPFSDDETIKGAINRAVGALEMGNGDIGIGLEGGVQESTQGLLLCNWGALASKEKPPIIAGGARFLLPLEIADRLRAGEELGPVMDDYAKKANVRKNEGAVGIFTNGLINRSEMFSHIMNLLVGQYHYQRSMKD
- a CDS encoding thioredoxin family protein; protein product: MKNLASMEQFEQLRDGGKTIFMFSANWCPDCRIIEPFLPDIETKYSQFTFIHVDRDQFIDLCQQLDVYGIPSFIAFENGEEIGRFVSKDRKTQEEIEEFITGLK